A genomic window from Heterodontus francisci isolate sHetFra1 chromosome 36, sHetFra1.hap1, whole genome shotgun sequence includes:
- the LOC137351459 gene encoding relaxin-3 receptor 1-like translates to MPDLNCCSYDDGLFSSFNKTNQSLEDFLKFFVFHGTEVHSDGSKVTRILISIVYFMVCALGLVGNLLVLYLLQSRYSKKKSTMTILVMGLAVTDFQFVLTLPFWAVDTAMDFSWPFGKVMCKVVSSVTVMNMYASVFFLTVMSITRYCSVSQSLKMKKHSSGWSNKLICFSIWVVACVATLPHAIYSTTVVLVDEELCIVKFPDLHNDPQFWLGLYQLLKVLAGFILPLIIISVCYIMLLRFVNRKELSSSNPKRTSKVTKSVTIVVLSFFICWLPNQAITVWSVFIKLNVVHFTGAFYTTQAYIFPITVCLAHSNSCLNPILYCLMRREFRAALQELFLKVSPVRRIRPLLSSVAPSKKGQVPVIVSMSK, encoded by the coding sequence ATGCCTGACCTTAACTGCTGCTCATATGATGATGGATTGTTTTCCTCATTTAATAAAACCAATCAGTCGCTGGAGGATTTCCTGAAATTTTTTGTTTTCCATGGCACTGAAGTACATAGTGATGGATCTAAAGTTACCAGGATCTTGATCTCCATTGTCTACTTTATGGTCTGCGCTTTGGGTCTGGTAGGCAATCTCCTGGTGCTCTATCTTCTCCAGTCCAGATATTCTAAGAAAAAGTCCACTATGACTATCTTGGTCATGGGCTTGGCAGTGACCGATTTCCAATTCGTGCTGACGTTGCCTTTCTGGGCAGTGGACACCGCCATGGACTTCAGCTGGCCCTTTGGAAAGGTCATGTGCAAGGTGGTCTCTTCGGTGACGGTGATGAACATGTATGCCAGCGTTTTCTTCCTCACCGTCATGAGCATCACCAGATACTGCTCTGTGTCCCAATCGCTGAAAATGAAGAAACACTCATCAGGATGGTCCAACAAGTTGATCTGCTTCTCCATCTGGGTTGTGGCCTGTGTTGCAACCCTCCCCCATGCAATTTATTCCACCACTGTTGTGTTGGTTGATGAAGAGCTGTGCATTGTCAAGTTTCCAGATCTTCACAATGATCCCCAGTTCTGGCTAGGGCTCTACCAGCTCCTAAAAGTCTTGGCTGGCTTTATCCTACCTCTGATCATCATCTCCGTGTGCTACATCATGTTGCTCCGCTTTGTAAACAGGAAGGAATTGAGCAGCAGCAACCCAAAGAGAACGTCGAAGGTCACTAAGTCTGTCACCATCGTTGTGCTCTCCTTCTTCATCTGCTGGCTGCCTAACCAAGCTATCACCGTTTGGAGTGTCTTCATCAAGTTAAACGTGGTTCATTTTACGGGCGCCTTCTACACCACTCAGGCCTACATCTTCCCCATAACTGTCTGCCTTGCTCATAGTAATAGCTGCCTCAACCCCATCTTGTACTGTTTGATGAGAAGGGAGTTTCGGGCAGCACTTCAAGAGTTATTCCTGAAGGTGTCTCCTGTCAGGCGGATCCGTCCTTTGCTGTCAAGCGTTGCACCCAGCAAGAAAGGACAGGTGCCAGTAATTGTCTCAATGTCAAAGTAA